In Acinetobacter sp. TGL-Y2, a genomic segment contains:
- the glpK gene encoding glycerol kinase GlpK, whose product MSYLLALDQGTTSSRAIIFDEHGKVHASAQREIQIHTPQSGWVEQNAQDIWSTQIAVVQQAIASARLMAKDIKAIGLTNQRETTVVWDKRTGHPLAPAIVWQDRRASEWCNQLIQNQHEHKVSQKTGLRIDPYFSAGKLVWLLKHVDGLREQAEQGHVAFGTIDSWLIWNLTQGAEHVIEMSNASRTMLMELQTQQWDEELLALFNIPKSLLPKIVASDAYIANTAKGLLGAEIPITGVLGDQQSALFGQSCFEVGTAKNTYGTGCFMLFNTGQEIKASQNQLLSTLAWQCHNKPTYALEGSVFMAGAIVQWLRDGLGIIQHSDDVEQLACTVTQTEGVVLVPAFTGLGAPHWDSDARALLCGMSRGTHKAHIARAALESIAFQVSDVLTAMQSDIGHPLKELRVDGGASQNDMMMQFQADILNVPVLRPKMFESTAWGAAAMAGLKAGVFNDLSEISDSWKLECAFEPQMSEDQRQYHLKLWNDALNRAKS is encoded by the coding sequence ATGAGCTATTTACTTGCACTCGATCAAGGAACAACGTCTAGTCGTGCGATCATCTTTGATGAACATGGAAAGGTTCATGCCAGTGCTCAAAGAGAAATCCAAATTCATACCCCACAGTCAGGTTGGGTAGAACAAAACGCGCAAGACATTTGGAGCACTCAAATTGCCGTGGTGCAGCAAGCCATCGCATCTGCCCGATTGATGGCCAAAGATATCAAAGCCATAGGACTGACCAATCAGCGTGAAACCACCGTAGTGTGGGACAAACGAACAGGACATCCGCTTGCCCCTGCGATTGTCTGGCAAGACCGTAGAGCCAGTGAATGGTGTAATCAGCTGATTCAAAACCAACATGAACATAAGGTCAGCCAAAAAACCGGGCTTCGCATTGACCCTTATTTTAGTGCTGGAAAATTGGTTTGGTTGCTTAAGCATGTAGATGGACTCCGTGAACAGGCAGAACAAGGTCATGTGGCTTTTGGTACAATTGACAGCTGGCTGATTTGGAACCTAACTCAAGGTGCTGAGCACGTCATTGAAATGAGCAATGCCTCACGCACTATGCTCATGGAACTCCAAACTCAGCAATGGGACGAAGAACTTTTAGCGTTATTCAACATTCCAAAATCACTCTTACCGAAGATCGTTGCCTCAGATGCCTATATCGCCAATACCGCTAAAGGTTTATTGGGTGCTGAAATTCCGATCACAGGTGTTTTAGGTGATCAGCAATCTGCCCTATTTGGGCAGTCTTGTTTTGAAGTCGGTACCGCCAAGAATACCTATGGTACGGGTTGTTTCATGCTGTTCAATACAGGTCAAGAAATTAAAGCGAGTCAAAATCAACTGCTTTCAACCTTGGCTTGGCAATGTCACAACAAACCGACCTATGCACTTGAAGGCAGTGTATTTATGGCGGGTGCAATCGTGCAATGGCTGCGAGATGGTTTGGGCATTATTCAGCACAGTGATGACGTTGAACAACTGGCATGTACAGTCACACAAACTGAAGGTGTGGTGCTGGTTCCCGCTTTTACTGGATTGGGTGCACCGCACTGGGATAGCGATGCCCGCGCGCTACTGTGCGGAATGTCTCGAGGCACACATAAAGCGCATATTGCACGTGCTGCTCTCGAATCCATTGCTTTTCAAGTGTCCGATGTTTTAACTGCCATGCAGTCGGATATTGGTCATCCCCTGAAAGAGCTACGCGTCGATGGGGGTGCCAGCCAAAACGATATGATGATGCAATTTCAAGCCGACATTTTAAATGTGCCGGTATTACGTCCTAAAATGTTTGAATCGACTGCATGGGGTGCCGCGGCAATGGCGGGATTAAAGGCAGGTGTATTTAATGATTTAAGCGAAATTTCGGACTCTTGGAAACTCGAATGTGCTTTTGAGCCGCAAATGAGTGAAGATCAAAGACAGTATCATCTCAAGCTTTGGAATGATGCATTAAATCGAGCGAAATCTTAA
- a CDS encoding type I restriction-modification system subunit M has translation MTQVQLQQLQKQLWNIANTLRGKMGADEFRDYILGLIFYKYLSEKVMTSANQELEGEGIVFSDLDRANKIHQEYLDAVKQESLQNIGFFLEPKQLFHSIALRAKAEEFILDDLIEILKAIESSTQDADSAEDFAHLFEDMDLTSTKLGNKVSDRNELISKVIIHLDEIDFDLANTESDVLGDAYEYLIGEFASGAGKKAGEFYTPQMVSTLLARIVTLGKMRLRSVYDPTCGSGSLLLRVKREVGDEVDAIYGQEMNRTTYNLARMNMILHDVHFSKFDIKQEDTLIRPQHIGLKFDAIVANPPFSAKWSADPLLMNDPRFKSYGKLAPSSKADMAFVQHMLYHLDESGTLAIVLPHGVLFRGSSEGVIRQHLIEKLNVVDTIIGLPANIFYGTSIPTCVLVLKKNREHKDNILFIDASNEFEKQKNQNKLLPKHLDNIVAAFENRQDIEKYAKVASLDEVKANDYNLNIPRYVDTFEAEDEIDLDVIAKQLQALEVESQKTDAVIADFCKELGIDSPFAEVK, from the coding sequence ATGACGCAAGTTCAGCTTCAACAACTGCAAAAACAACTGTGGAATATTGCCAATACGTTGCGTGGAAAAATGGGGGCTGATGAGTTTCGAGATTATATTTTAGGACTCATTTTCTATAAGTATTTATCTGAAAAAGTCATGACCAGTGCCAATCAAGAATTAGAAGGCGAAGGCATTGTTTTTAGTGACTTAGATAGAGCAAACAAAATTCACCAAGAATATTTAGATGCTGTAAAACAAGAAAGTTTGCAAAATATTGGCTTCTTTTTAGAACCGAAACAGTTATTTCACAGTATTGCGCTTCGAGCGAAAGCAGAAGAATTTATCTTAGATGATTTGATCGAAATCTTAAAAGCGATTGAAAGCAGTACGCAGGATGCTGACTCTGCGGAAGACTTTGCACATTTATTTGAAGACATGGATCTTACCTCGACCAAGTTGGGCAATAAAGTCAGTGATCGGAATGAACTCATCTCCAAAGTGATTATTCATTTGGACGAGATTGATTTTGATCTTGCAAATACTGAATCCGATGTTCTAGGTGATGCCTATGAGTATTTGATTGGTGAATTTGCTTCAGGTGCAGGCAAGAAAGCCGGTGAGTTTTATACACCACAAATGGTGTCGACTTTACTGGCTCGTATCGTGACACTGGGTAAAATGCGTTTGCGTAGTGTCTATGATCCAACCTGTGGTTCAGGTTCATTATTGCTTCGTGTCAAACGTGAAGTAGGTGATGAGGTCGATGCGATTTATGGTCAGGAAATGAACCGCACCACCTACAACTTGGCACGTATGAACATGATTTTGCATGATGTGCATTTTTCTAAGTTCGATATTAAGCAAGAAGATACACTGATTCGTCCGCAACATATCGGCTTGAAGTTTGATGCGATTGTGGCAAATCCACCATTTTCTGCAAAATGGTCAGCCGATCCGTTGCTCATGAATGATCCTCGTTTTAAGTCCTATGGCAAGCTTGCACCAAGTTCTAAGGCGGATATGGCATTTGTTCAGCATATGCTGTATCACTTGGATGAATCGGGCACTTTAGCGATTGTTTTACCGCACGGGGTGTTGTTCCGTGGTTCGAGTGAAGGTGTAATTCGTCAGCATTTGATTGAAAAGTTAAATGTGGTGGATACGATTATTGGTTTACCTGCCAATATTTTCTATGGCACGTCTATTCCAACTTGTGTTTTGGTACTTAAGAAAAACCGTGAGCATAAAGACAATATTTTGTTTATTGATGCCAGTAATGAGTTTGAGAAACAGAAGAATCAAAACAAGTTATTGCCAAAGCATTTGGACAATATTGTGGCTGCTTTTGAAAACCGTCAGGATATTGAAAAATACGCCAAAGTTGCGTCATTGGATGAAGTGAAAGCCAATGATTACAACTTAAATATTCCTCGTTATGTTGATACCTTTGAAGCGGAAGATGAGATTGATTTAGATGTGATTGCGAAACAGCTTCAAGCGTTGGAAGTGGAAAGCCAAAAAACCGATGCGGTGATTGCCGATTTTTGTAAAGAATTAGGTATTGATTCACCATTTGCGGAGGTGAAGTAA
- a CDS encoding restriction endonuclease subunit S, giving the protein MYPKIRLQLYYYGSTGVIGYSNEYDYRGTKILIARVGHNAGYIYMASGQYNVSDNTLILELPSNLNYIFIRALLEKYQLNKLVFGTGQPLITGGLLKKIVIQVPCLEEQTKIANFLSSIDQKIEVVAQQIQQAKQWKKGLLQQMFV; this is encoded by the coding sequence TTGTATCCCAAAATAAGATTGCAGCTATATTATTATGGTTCGACTGGAGTAATTGGATATTCAAATGAATATGATTACCGAGGAACTAAAATTTTAATAGCACGTGTTGGACACAATGCTGGATATATTTATATGGCAAGTGGTCAATATAACGTATCTGATAATACGCTGATTTTAGAATTGCCCTCAAATTTAAATTATATTTTTATTAGAGCTCTCTTGGAAAAATATCAATTAAATAAATTAGTTTTTGGGACAGGTCAGCCATTGATTACAGGTGGTTTATTAAAGAAAATAGTAATTCAAGTACCTTGCTTAGAAGAACAAACCAAAATAGCTAATTTCTTATCGAGCATTGACCAAAAAATTGAAGTCGTAGCACAGCAAATTCAACAAGCCAAGCAATGGAAAAAAGGCTTGTTACAGCAGATGTTTGTTTAA
- a CDS encoding endonuclease domain-containing protein: MKKGELLIKGVRIKTMQKIFNKTEYKERRQTLGSDMTEPEQRLWSILKNKQMGVKFRRQHGIGHYIVDFYSSEIKLVIEVDGESHGTEEAQAYDQIRENDMVNLGLYTLRFSNQEVMQNLQGVFDCLQRYINDPQN; the protein is encoded by the coding sequence TTGAAAAAGGGAGAGCTTTTGATTAAGGGAGTTCGAATAAAAACAATGCAAAAAATATTTAACAAAACTGAATATAAAGAACGCCGTCAAACCTTAGGTTCAGATATGACTGAACCTGAACAACGGTTATGGTCAATTTTAAAAAATAAGCAAATGGGTGTGAAATTTCGCCGACAGCATGGCATAGGTCACTATATTGTTGATTTTTATAGTTCTGAAATTAAACTGGTTATCGAAGTTGATGGAGAAAGTCATGGTACTGAGGAAGCACAAGCCTATGATCAAATTCGAGAAAACGATATGGTGAATTTAGGGTTATATACGCTCAGATTTTCAAATCAAGAGGTGATGCAAAATTTACAAGGCGTCTTTGACTGTCTTCAACGGTATATTAATGACCCACAAAATTAA
- a CDS encoding type I restriction endonuclease subunit R has product MSTQKELQLEEELISQLVQLGYERITLRKEDTLLDNLKQQIQRFNQIETPFSNEEWKQIWYYLSKEITVFKKAELLRDRCPVSFDDGTVKHLRFISEHAEDNFFQVSNQIIADHRDLDGRTSRFDVTLLINGFPLVQMEVKKRGVAISQAFKQTLDYTKAAYKAGQGLFGFIQYFVISNGVNCRYYSNGTQDIEFAFPWASQNNKAINDINEFTQTFLNPHHTIKMLTQYMVMHQTTQSLMTLRPYQIYAVENMIQHVQTSDEHAYIWHTTGSGKTLTSFKASQLLIKQPDIERVIFVVDRKDLDGQTAEEFNKFRKNSVDSTKNTANLVKQLTAKDNRLVVTTIQKLNNAISKDRYVEQMGELKDKKVIFIFDECHRSQFGTTHQNIRRFFKQAQMFGFTGTPIFDKNSYKDSGIELTTDKLFPHLLHQYVIVNAINDHNVLPFNIDYLGRFVHKDSTDVEEKIKGIDTKELFENEARIEKIVREILKVHPIKTKHRDFNAMFCVSSVAALIKYVDTFKKVQNELQQQAEQNNDIYQPLKITTIFSYAKEKANTEDESSSSGIADESVDTPEQVDDLAAAKMGKYLSEYNEQYGTSFNLTDGFYDYYGDISQRFKGYASKEYQAQSIDLLIVVNMFLTGFDAKHLNTLYVDKNLKYHGLIQAYSRTNRVLSELKPFGNIVCFRNLKQATDEALILFSDENAKSVVIVEAFDQALAQYETAVNTLLTITPTCQSVDELFGESQKASFVMAFKEVMKLNNRLGHYTEYDQDQTSLNRQTFNDYSSKYKDLARHYALSQSVDNKNQSVLDEVDFQLELLFSDRVDVDYIISLISLIVKTQNTERREQHIAQLNSILDSNVHLYDKRDLIEKFIQQQIPKMLNGQSVQDAFKSFWDVEKQQAYDIFCRDEHLKKIEFNKVATNFEFTERLPYTHEIKELPIEKPPLLKRQRYYAELQVKTSHLLNRFQLNF; this is encoded by the coding sequence ATGTCGACGCAAAAAGAATTACAACTTGAAGAAGAACTGATTTCGCAGCTTGTACAATTAGGCTATGAACGAATCACTTTACGTAAAGAAGACACCTTACTCGATAACTTAAAACAGCAGATTCAACGTTTTAATCAGATTGAAACACCATTTTCAAATGAAGAATGGAAACAAATTTGGTATTACCTCAGCAAAGAAATAACAGTCTTTAAAAAAGCTGAACTATTACGTGATCGTTGTCCTGTCAGTTTTGATGATGGAACCGTTAAACATCTACGATTTATTAGTGAACATGCAGAAGATAATTTCTTTCAAGTGTCCAATCAGATTATTGCCGATCATCGTGACTTAGATGGCAGAACCAGTCGTTTTGATGTGACTTTACTCATCAATGGCTTTCCATTGGTTCAAATGGAAGTCAAAAAACGTGGCGTAGCCATTAGCCAAGCATTTAAACAAACCTTGGACTACACCAAAGCCGCTTATAAAGCAGGGCAAGGGCTGTTTGGATTTATTCAGTATTTTGTGATCAGTAATGGTGTGAACTGCCGTTATTACTCAAATGGAACCCAAGACATTGAGTTCGCTTTTCCTTGGGCGAGTCAAAACAACAAAGCCATTAATGATATTAATGAATTTACGCAAACTTTTTTGAATCCACATCACACCATCAAAATGCTGACACAATATATGGTGATGCACCAAACTACACAAAGTTTGATGACCTTACGTCCATATCAAATCTACGCCGTAGAAAACATGATTCAGCATGTACAAACATCAGATGAACATGCCTATATATGGCATACCACAGGTTCAGGTAAGACATTAACGTCCTTTAAAGCCAGTCAACTACTGATTAAACAACCCGATATTGAACGTGTGATTTTTGTGGTGGATCGCAAAGACTTAGATGGTCAAACGGCTGAAGAATTTAATAAGTTTCGAAAGAATTCCGTCGATAGCACCAAAAATACAGCCAATCTGGTTAAACAACTCACTGCGAAAGACAATCGCTTGGTGGTCACCACCATTCAAAAGCTGAACAATGCGATTTCTAAAGATCGTTATGTAGAGCAGATGGGGGAACTTAAAGACAAAAAAGTGATCTTCATCTTTGATGAATGTCATCGCAGTCAATTTGGAACGACCCATCAAAATATTCGTCGTTTCTTTAAACAAGCGCAAATGTTTGGATTTACGGGCACCCCTATTTTTGATAAAAATAGCTATAAAGACAGTGGTATCGAGCTGACCACGGACAAACTTTTCCCCCATTTACTGCATCAGTATGTGATCGTCAATGCAATTAACGATCATAACGTATTGCCTTTCAATATTGATTATCTAGGAAGATTTGTTCATAAAGATTCAACAGACGTCGAAGAAAAGATTAAAGGGATCGATACCAAAGAGCTATTTGAAAATGAAGCTCGAATAGAAAAAATTGTTCGCGAAATATTAAAAGTTCATCCAATTAAAACCAAGCATCGTGACTTCAACGCGATGTTTTGTGTTTCATCTGTAGCCGCACTGATTAAATATGTAGATACATTTAAGAAAGTGCAAAATGAACTGCAACAACAGGCGGAGCAAAATAACGATATTTATCAGCCGCTCAAAATTACCACTATATTTTCATATGCTAAAGAAAAAGCCAACACAGAAGATGAATCCTCAAGCTCAGGAATTGCAGACGAGTCTGTAGATACGCCAGAACAAGTGGATGATTTAGCCGCAGCTAAAATGGGCAAATATTTGAGCGAATATAATGAACAGTATGGAACGAGTTTTAATTTAACGGATGGCTTTTACGATTATTACGGTGATATCAGTCAGCGATTTAAAGGCTATGCATCCAAAGAATACCAAGCTCAAAGTATCGATTTATTAATCGTTGTGAATATGTTTCTGACAGGTTTTGATGCGAAGCATTTAAATACATTGTATGTAGACAAAAATTTAAAATATCACGGTTTAATACAAGCCTATTCGAGAACAAACCGAGTGCTCTCTGAGCTTAAACCATTTGGTAATATTGTCTGTTTTAGAAATTTAAAACAGGCGACTGACGAAGCCTTAATTTTATTTTCAGATGAAAATGCAAAAAGCGTAGTGATTGTTGAAGCCTTTGATCAAGCATTGGCTCAATATGAAACGGCTGTGAACACTTTATTGACGATTACACCAACTTGCCAATCTGTAGATGAACTATTCGGTGAAAGTCAAAAAGCGTCCTTTGTGATGGCATTTAAAGAGGTGATGAAACTCAACAATAGATTGGGGCATTATACGGAGTACGATCAAGATCAGACCTCATTAAATCGACAAACATTTAATGACTATTCATCTAAATATAAAGATTTGGCAAGACACTATGCATTGTCTCAAAGCGTTGATAACAAAAACCAGTCTGTGCTTGATGAGGTAGATTTTCAATTAGAGCTTTTATTTAGTGATCGTGTTGATGTCGACTATATTATAAGCTTAATTTCACTGATTGTTAAAACTCAAAATACTGAGAGAAGGGAGCAGCATATTGCTCAACTTAACTCTATTTTAGACTCAAATGTTCATTTATATGACAAGAGAGATTTGATTGAAAAATTTATTCAGCAACAAATCCCAAAAATGCTGAACGGACAATCAGTACAAGACGCATTTAAATCGTTTTGGGATGTAGAAAAACAACAAGCATACGATATCTTTTGTCGTGATGAACATTTAAAGAAAATAGAGTTTAATAAAGTAGCAACGAATTTTGAGTTCACAGAACGCTTGCCATACACCCATGAAATTAAAGAATTACCTATTGAAAAGCCACCTTTATTAAAACGGCAACGTTACTATGCAGAATTACAGGTTAAGACCAGTCATTTACTGAATCGATTTCAATTAAATTTTTAA
- a CDS encoding IS1 family transposase translates to MSDELLDAHPTDVLELDELWSFVKARRHKVWSWIALCCRTRQVVAYVCGQRNDKTCTDLRCRIPSSYFNLATCSDYWSSYAEVFDPGTHRSVGKHTGLTNHVERFNATLRNRLGRFTRKTLSFSKKKENHEAVLHMFLLKYNQDMKDKWLTRHI, encoded by the coding sequence TTGAGTGACGAATTACTTGATGCTCATCCAACAGATGTTCTAGAACTGGATGAACTTTGGAGCTTTGTAAAAGCTCGTCGTCATAAGGTTTGGAGTTGGATTGCACTATGCTGTCGTACACGTCAGGTCGTCGCTTATGTATGTGGTCAGCGCAATGATAAAACATGTACAGATTTACGTTGCCGTATTCCCTCAAGCTACTTTAATTTAGCAACATGTAGTGATTATTGGTCAAGTTATGCTGAGGTGTTTGATCCTGGTACCCATCGCTCTGTAGGTAAACATACAGGTTTAACGAACCATGTTGAGCGGTTCAATGCCACATTAAGAAATCGCTTAGGGCGTTTTACACGGAAAACTTTAAGCTTTTCGAAGAAGAAAGAAAATCATGAAGCTGTCTTGCATATGTTTTTATTAAAATACAATCAAGACATGAAAGATAAGTGGTTAACACGTCATATTTAG
- a CDS encoding transposase-like zinc-binding domain-containing protein gives MIIETISYLCTRCQSANIYKNGHNKSGNAQFRCKDCGRSSVLKPKIKYTEEQKELIINTYLERGSLRGMQRLFGVAPQTLMGWIKKSKQQEIE, from the coding sequence ATGATCATAGAAACGATAAGCTACTTATGTACCCGTTGCCAATCAGCAAATATTTATAAGAATGGACACAATAAAAGCGGGAATGCGCAGTTCAGATGTAAAGATTGCGGTCGATCAAGTGTGCTCAAACCTAAAATCAAATATACCGAAGAGCAAAAAGAACTCATCATCAATACTTATCTTGAACGAGGCAGTTTAAGAGGCATGCAGCGTCTATTTGGTGTTGCACCTCAAACGCTCATGGGATGGATAAAAAAAAGTAAACAACAGGAAATTGAGTGA
- the fic gene encoding protein adenylyltransferase Fic, with amino-acid sequence MSQWQADQPYNALPYLPPSQDVENKAVLKLCIEARSALAELKQAGELIPNQTILINIIPLLEAKDSSEIENIVTTTDKLFQHAQGNDEHADHATKEALRYRTALYKGVQSIKERPLCTGTTIEICQTIKGVDLGIRATTGTALKNSYTGEIIYTPPAGEDVIRTLLSDWEKFIHYNEELDPLVKMAIAHYQFEAIHPFIDGNGRTGRILNILYLMDCNLLSLPILYLSRFIIQNKSQYYELLLNVTKDGDWRPWVMFMLQAVKNTSEWTISKITAIKSLHEHTIEYIKTHADKIYTRELVDTIFEQPYSRITNLVDKNIAKRQAASTYLKKLVEIGVLRELQLGKEKLFVHPKLLELLRDDNNQFIRYD; translated from the coding sequence ATGAGCCAATGGCAAGCAGATCAACCATATAACGCTTTACCATATCTACCTCCATCACAAGATGTAGAAAATAAAGCTGTATTAAAATTATGTATTGAAGCCAGATCAGCACTAGCTGAATTAAAGCAGGCTGGGGAATTGATACCAAATCAAACGATTCTTATAAATATTATTCCGTTACTAGAAGCAAAAGACAGTTCTGAAATTGAAAACATTGTTACGACTACAGATAAGCTTTTTCAACACGCGCAAGGTAATGATGAACATGCAGACCATGCAACTAAAGAGGCTTTAAGGTATAGAACTGCATTGTATAAAGGGGTTCAATCAATTAAAGAAAGACCACTATGTACAGGTACAACTATTGAGATATGCCAAACAATTAAAGGCGTAGATTTAGGTATTAGAGCAACGACTGGTACAGCATTAAAAAATAGTTATACAGGAGAAATTATTTATACTCCTCCAGCAGGTGAAGATGTAATTCGGACATTATTATCTGATTGGGAAAAATTTATTCATTACAATGAAGAATTAGACCCTTTGGTGAAAATGGCTATAGCTCATTATCAATTCGAAGCAATTCATCCTTTTATTGATGGGAATGGTCGTACAGGAAGAATTTTAAATATTCTCTACCTTATGGATTGTAACTTATTAAGTTTACCTATTCTTTATCTAAGTCGATTCATTATTCAAAATAAATCACAATATTACGAGTTATTACTCAATGTGACCAAAGATGGAGATTGGCGTCCTTGGGTGATGTTTATGCTACAAGCTGTAAAGAACACTAGTGAGTGGACTATATCTAAAATTACAGCTATCAAGAGCTTACATGAACATACTATTGAATATATAAAAACCCATGCAGATAAAATATATACTCGTGAGTTAGTTGATACTATTTTTGAGCAACCTTATAGTCGTATAACCAATCTAGTTGATAAAAATATAGCAAAGCGTCAAGCAGCATCAACATACTTAAAAAAACTTGTGGAAATTGGTGTACTACGTGAGTTACAGCTGGGTAAAGAAAAGCTATTTGTCCATCCTAAGCTCTTAGAGTTGTTACGAGATGATAATAATCAATTCATACGATACGACTAA
- a CDS encoding PAAR domain-containing protein: MKALITIGCKTDHGGIVVEADSSFLVEGKSVHLEGMKHVCPKCKKSVSAISLGKGFLTVGSKTIIMAGDKTTCGATFLPQQNLVVRANGSGLGKANAASSSFMTNKQYSGQYQLINELDGQPYKNIKYNITYDDESSVEGITDEEGMTEKLSYRDQPNTITIQVAEDEGW; encoded by the coding sequence ATGAAAGCCCTCATAACAATAGGTTGCAAGACAGATCACGGTGGAATTGTCGTAGAAGCTGATAGTTCTTTTCTAGTTGAAGGTAAGTCAGTTCATTTAGAAGGTATGAAGCATGTATGCCCTAAATGTAAAAAGAGTGTTTCGGCTATTTCTTTAGGTAAAGGCTTTCTAACTGTAGGCTCTAAGACCATCATTATGGCAGGTGATAAGACTACGTGTGGAGCTACATTCCTACCTCAACAAAATTTAGTTGTTAGAGCAAATGGCAGTGGCTTAGGTAAAGCCAATGCTGCTAGTTCTTCTTTTATGACTAATAAGCAGTATTCAGGTCAATACCAATTAATTAATGAATTAGATGGTCAACCATATAAAAATATCAAATATAACATTACTTATGATGATGAATCTTCTGTTGAAGGTATAACTGATGAAGAAGGTATGACTGAAAAATTAAGTTATCGTGATCAACCTAACACTATCACTATTCAAGTAGCGGAGGATGAAGGATGGTAG
- a CDS encoding IS630 family transposase, translating into MTRAVFNWFLPQWKEAFGEDQILYIDESGINTTDTAQYGWSKLGSRCAALKLGGHGKRLSIISAVRSNSAYQFLYPLIFQGSCDRAMFTGWLRYLLENLTKDNQDKTKRHLLILDNASIHKNGDIKKLAKDFNCRIMYLPAYSPDLNPIEKAWSVLKSKVKSIAVRFDKNIEEALDLGLKAM; encoded by the coding sequence ATAACAAGGGCTGTATTCAACTGGTTTCTTCCGCAATGGAAAGAGGCGTTTGGGGAAGATCAGATTCTTTATATTGATGAGTCTGGGATAAACACCACAGATACAGCGCAATATGGTTGGTCTAAACTAGGCAGTCGTTGCGCTGCTTTAAAATTGGGTGGTCATGGTAAAAGATTAAGTATCATCAGTGCTGTGAGGTCTAATTCAGCGTATCAGTTCCTTTACCCTTTGATTTTTCAAGGTTCATGCGATCGAGCAATGTTCACGGGATGGTTGAGATATCTACTTGAAAATTTAACCAAAGATAATCAAGATAAGACCAAAAGACATCTGCTGATTCTAGATAACGCTTCGATTCATAAGAACGGAGATATCAAAAAACTAGCCAAAGACTTTAACTGTAGAATCATGTACTTGCCTGCTTACAGTCCAGATTTAAATCCAATTGAAAAAGCATGGTCAGTGCTAAAATCCAAAGTTAAAAGTATCGCTGTCCGTTTTGACAAAAACATAGAAGAAGCGCTCGATTTAGGCTTGAAGGCAATGTAG
- a CDS encoding transposase family protein codes for MKYIDSKKLSETQFKRYTGISWSTFYLMVEQLNMHVPAKGRPPKLSIEDQILLCLSYWREYRTLFHVATSYGVSEPTASRIVRHVEDCLIKSNLFNLPKDLPEGEGIDWNVVIVDATEITIQRPKKTEEKL; via the coding sequence ATGAAATACATCGATTCAAAAAAGCTTTCTGAAACACAGTTCAAGCGATATACAGGCATCTCATGGTCAACCTTTTATTTAATGGTTGAGCAACTTAATATGCATGTTCCTGCCAAAGGCAGACCACCTAAATTGAGCATAGAAGATCAAATCCTTCTATGCTTAAGTTATTGGCGTGAATACCGAACATTGTTCCATGTCGCAACAAGTTATGGTGTTTCAGAGCCTACAGCTTCAAGAATCGTCCGCCACGTAGAGGACTGCCTCATCAAGTCGAATTTATTTAATTTACCAAAGGATTTGCCAGAAGGCGAAGGCATTGATTGGAATGTGGTGATCGTAGATGCCACAGAAATTACAATACAAAGGCCTAAAAAAACAGAAGAAAAGCTATAG
- a CDS encoding transposase family protein: MPQKLQYKGLKKQKKSYSGKKKAHTFKVQAIIHYKTQKILSLCTSRGAVHDFELFKRNLNQIPIGAFILADKGYQGIYAVYANSLLPLKAKKRCKLDPELKMYNQEINKRRIGIEHIFGSLKTFKILAERYRNRGKRLGLRFNLIAGIYNMELNKK; this comes from the coding sequence ATGCCACAGAAATTACAATACAAAGGCCTAAAAAAACAGAAGAAAAGCTATAGTGGGAAGAAGAAGGCACATACTTTCAAAGTTCAAGCCATCATTCATTATAAGACTCAGAAAATTCTAAGTTTATGCACGAGTCGTGGTGCTGTACATGATTTTGAACTCTTCAAACGTAACTTGAATCAGATTCCTATAGGTGCCTTCATTCTTGCAGATAAAGGCTATCAAGGGATTTATGCAGTATATGCGAATAGCCTATTGCCATTAAAAGCAAAAAAGCGCTGCAAACTGGATCCTGAGCTAAAAATGTATAATCAAGAAATCAATAAAAGGAGAATTGGCATTGAGCATATATTTGGTAGTTTGAAAACTTTCAAAATTCTTGCTGAGCGATATCGTAACCGTGGAAAAAGACTGGGCTTAAGATTCAATTTAATTGCTGGAATTTACAACATGGAGCTGAATAAAAAATGA